The Hermetia illucens chromosome 2, iHerIll2.2.curated.20191125, whole genome shotgun sequence genomic interval tacggattagttgacccgcccatcgcaacctgttgagccggattttatccacaaccggacggtcgtggtatcgctcatagatttcgtcgttatgtagactaggAATACAATTGTTGCCACTCCTCAATGTGCAACCTGACACTTTGGTCTTCACAGGGCGTACCCACGCAtatgtgccgaccaagttcttcgttcgagATAGCGCCAGGCCAGCGTATTCTAATTATATGACGCAGACGggcattgacgaaagcttggagcttttgagtaacattgGGTTTCACCTTCCATATGCTACGCACAGACAgagagaacattagcacagaacagtctcaccttgatgttagtgttgagataactgcaacaATAACAGGccagtgaaagcggatctagcgctattaatgcatcgggcaacatccagttcggtaccaCCGTCGGCAGtaaccacgtttcctagatatataaattgatcgacgccttcgatgttctaccCATTCATGCAGGTAGGTGGAGTACAATGGCCAGTTCTCAGTGTAACTGATtttgtttgtgttcatcttcaaTTCTactctgcttgcctctcttttcaaatccagaaccatttggccaagttcAACAACCCGGTAAGAGAGCAACCAGATGTCACCAGCGTAGTCGAagtatttgaagaaagatgccATAGTCcattcctccatgtcctccggacaagacagtATGAAGAACGTAACTGATAACAAGAAGTGATAGCGGTGACAGTATGCAACCCTGGAGGACTTCGCTTTGGACGTGAAAATTCTCTGAGATATtccctcggtgcagcacgtggcaTTAATAATAGCTataagtttctccagaatgcccctcctgcgtagagtagTCCAGATATAAactgatgaagagcagatgcagcgaGGATATAAACTCCTcgaactattccaaaatgatccgtacggTGGTGATGTGGTAAGTGCGGGAgcatccggagcggaaaccagcttgctctctgtcTATTATTCTTTCATTattctattatttttgcgacgagagggagcatgcagatattcctccaattgttacactcaaaacgagtACCCTTCTTtcgaatcttgacgatcatccccttctttcactctctgggaaaggtttcagattccgTACCGGtacaagatttccgtacgatttgcagtaactgcaggtgcaacatTAAATAACTCTGGAAGGAGGCCGCCAAATCCAccggctttactctgtttgagtgcattgatggccgaaataatttcttttctgcttgtaGCAACGgtctgtatccgcatgttacggtgactagccatttcatccacaagaggaggatgtgatacggttaagaaacaTGGTGAAGTGCTTATCATCGTGAATAAGAAGTTTCCCTAaccagcacaatagcaaattctctcgtgtcacggcgcacactacctctcgagatttcgctcggtatcgaagttcaaGCGCGTCGCGCCCATCATTACCGGTAACGATCAATAGAGTCTTCAACCACTGGCATTCGTcggtccgcttccacgattccgcagtcagtcagatcttatgatgcccttTTGGGACGTAGTAGCACCCAATAAAAAAGCATTGTTGATGGCGGTCCAATGCTCGTAAGcgactatcagatggtgatctctttgaGGGCCGATattagcgcctctcttgttacgcacatcaagGGGACAGCTCCtaagtctactgctgatcgtgaagTGGCCGATACGATTGCTGATAGTGATCCCTTTGGAGGCCAAAGTCAACGCCTCTCTAATTATGCACATTGAGGGGACaacttgtaaatttactgctgatcgcgaagtactcgatctgattgttcgtatGGCAtaagtcagttgaaacccaactgaccttatggcaggctctgtgcatcGAACAATGTGCCCCAATGTGACGacgcggtggaagttgcagaaatccacgaacctcctacCATTACCATTGTGATCGCCAAGAGCgtgtttccccattacatgtccgagcaaggtgttgtcagatcccaccttggcattcagatcactcatcacgattacaatgtcccctttaagaagcctcccctgaactgcgtttaattgcttgtagaaagaATCTTTTTCCACTATATCAAGTCTCCGTAGTAttttacaattgtgatgttccttaacctttaccggaatcttgcagctaGAAGCAATCCGAGAACGGATTtgtatctgctaccacttggttttccagagtaccaAAACACATTTCCGCATGAaagagaggaatactctccaaaGTCCCACTAACTAACTTTGCTTAGACGTTGTTGACCTTTCGATAgcgataaagtttcaaaatttgtaagttgccagcccacaaatttctatcccttttattctccttttacgacaagcagagaagACTTTGAGTATACCGGATCTCAAGAGGAATTTCCTGAGCTCGCGCTGATGTTTAAACTGCTTTTTGGacactggcgaatcctgggaAACCATACGGCTTGGCTACATCcacgagaaaacccccgcatcAACTTTACAGACTTTCTTTCGTTGATGTTCATTGATGAAGATCTGCTTGCATGtagcgtagttcgttggaaatACCCAGAGTTCTTGAGTAACTATCATTTATACAACATCCgggctcacgtagtctgacaatactgcacgctacaacgtatttaatgtggagctcCAGAAGAAGGGTCTCCTTACAAGAGTTCTCTTGCAGGCGTAGAAGGCTATAAAAGCTTTTTTAACCCTAAGTTCTATgttcagtctccaatttaactttgtATCTAGGGTCACATGTAGAAGGAAAGAGCCAAtccattttcatttagttgtggCAGGTGGAATTCGATTGCAATTGTCTTGCTGGTAAATAACATCAGCAACGATCCAGAGCGCATCTTGCAGCccccaattttccaaaaacgaCCTCCATGGTTTGACTCACAACCGATGGAAACACCCCTGATACCAAAATCATCAAATCGCATGCGCTCATGTCCAATATGCGTAGTACttcatccatcactatcaacttgtgaacgggacgaaggttcaagaaaaagaaaaagaagattatcaACTGAAGAACCGAGGAGACAGAGTTTCCCCGGATGTTTGCTGACAGCTCCGATCTGGCTACTTCCCAGAGGAGATTACAtaatcctggttcttagcaatGCATAACATATCCCCCTaatcctattctggttagaGCCTCCTTGATGGCTTTGCCACTAACGTTGTTGACTGCACCTTCTATACCCGAGAAGGTAGCTATCATATATCATCTACCTTTGAGGTAGATGTGCTGAGACATTGAGAAGTGCTTCTTCGCCATGATCGTACTTAAGTGGATGGTCTGGATGCACTTTAGTGTCTTCACTATGAAAGAGGCGATGTTAATTGACCGAAAGACCTTTGTAGACTTTTGACCGCTACTGCttactttcggtatgaaaatcacGCGCGCGTGTCTCTAGGAGTGCGGTATGTAAATCTCAACCCTTGTTTGCTGTTTTGAAGCATGACTGACATTATGTCATCTGGGCCCGAAAATGTATATACAAAGAAGCTGCTAATAGCCTAACTGATTTTATATTCGGTagttaccgatttgataatctaACAACACTGCATACTCtctaagcaaggctctgactcacaatcCGCCTTGTTGACGGGGAAGCGTGTATGGACTAACTGCTTAACAAGCTGCCATCCAGGAGGTTTCCGACTTTAACAAAGAGTGGGCTCATTTGTTCCTTGGTCAGAACTTTAGTGAGACTCGCAGActtgctggtgctttcaatgttttgaCATTAGTCCAGCCAGGATCGTTTCATGGCAGTGTTGATGGCCGACTTATACCTCTTCAGCAGCCTTTATATGGCTgctaatatttatgcctgtagcaggtgttgaagatctccctggtTAGCTTGCTGAGGTTCAGGATCTTTATTTTATCACGACGGCTATGTCCGCTTGGTATATTTTGCAGCGCACGATACTTTGAAGGCGGTTTCGAATGCTTTTCTCAGAGTCCCAACTTTTGGCTACAGTTTGTCTGCTCGCGCACAGGAGATTTTATTCTTGATAACTTCACTAATATCTTTCCAGTCAATTCACCTGTGGGGTCTGGAAAAGTTCTACAGACTTCTACAAGGAGATTTAGACCGAAAAGTTTAAATCCATGATTTGAGAAGTACTTCTCCAGTTGCCCAGACTCAAAGTTCCATTGTTATAATAGTAAGTCGGGTGATATAAAGTACCTCATCCCAAACGTCACAGTTCCCCAAGTTGGGGAAATGGAATGGTTGGTGGACTCTCCATGCCGATAGATTTGGGCTCATAAGAAAGTCAGAGAAAGACTAATTTTTTTCGTTGAATTTCATCGtagcaggttggccttctttgctgcACGGTGGATGTCAAACGTTGCAGTTTTATCATAGTTAAAGATATATTCACGTTCTTCACTCCTGTTTTGATCACGGttcggtcgctggaactcaggtccgcaCATAAAAAAGAGTGTAGGCCTTTTCTGGTGATAATACTTGCTCTGAATCTGCCTCgattaaatcaattttaatatctACTTTCGAGCTCTTCGATGATTCGACCTCTCAGACCCAGGGTTCCTGTATAAACGTGACGGCGATGTCTACCTCTAGGAAGAACACTAGCAGATTAGCTTAAGGGCACTTTATCTACTCTTGGAAATCTCGTCATATGAACCAACCATGACCTTTACGCCCTCCCAAACGTAGTTGATTTTAGCGACGTACGAACCGAGAGAATTGGTTTTCGCATGATACGACGTAGAACCCACGGAGCAGCTGGGAGGAATAATACCAGGCGATGCATCCCCCCTGTTTCGCAGTACGTGCATCGTTAGCCGGCATTTAATGCTTCATTGTTCACAGAGATTACTTGGCCTTCAAGGCCTTGCATACTGtgctccttttgtttttttcgagCCCATGTAGATATCGATTGCAATTGAAAACATCAAGTTTTACATTCTGCTGGTTTCTCAGGCTTTTGGCGTTGTATTCCTCCAAAATCGCCTAGTATTTAGCAAGATCCCTTTTATCCCGCTTTTTCAGGGTATCAGAGCTCTTATCCTTTGCAATTTcgctcagaatatgtatggcttTCTGGCACTGGTCTTTGAGCAAAAGTCTAGTGAAGCTCTGCTGCTTCACTGGCTTTCGGTGGCCGACATTATTGTTGGCTGTTGTTCCTTGGGGGGACCCCCGACATCAGAGGTTTGGTGGTAGGAGTACTTAGGTGGGTGCTGTTACGTCCAGTTCGATGACAGTTTTTTTCCAAACTTGATGGTTTCAGGATAGCTGTGTTACGGCAGGCAACAATTGTACTTTCCCCGGCGGCTGCTGCCTCATGACTTTATTTGTAAAGTTTGAGAAGAAAAATGTCCACCTTGGCTAGTCGGCCATCAGGGTATGGATCTTATTTGAACTTGAAGGTGACCAAGAAATTCAATCCACATACTAGGCACGATGCTCTCCTCTTTACCTTGAGAAGCAGTCATTAAGGAATAATTCCATATCTTAAGGTGGAAATGGGAAGCCGGTGTGCTCATGAAACTTGTTGGGATATGCATGGCGCTCAAAGGAAAGCGGCGTGCTCTCCCACTAGATCATCTAAATAGTTGCGATCGGaagttcaaaattaaaattctttTTACCGCAACTGCTCTTACTTTGATTAGCACATAGCACATCAAGCCCATCCCTATTTCTCGTATTTCAGGTCTCAGTTCATTAGGTTCATCCAGCTGTATACCCTGTTGTGTTGCCAGTTTTAGGATTTCAGATAATATTATGAAAAAAGATTATTCGCTGGTGCAGATGGAAATTGGGGTGCTTCCATTTTAGATGGAGAATTTCTATGTATTCAATACTATGCCTTTGTTTGGAATTTCCACAAGGTGTAACCACCGATGAATAGATAGACGATTTACCACATGGACATACATGCGATGAAAGCATTATTTGAACTAAtatgaacattttttatttatgccaccatacaatattttttacttttccCTATGTAAACTTAACAtttaaaacaacatttttattgACTTTTTCCTATAATTCGTCGTCCCCTTCAACTAGGTCATAGTCAGTGTCGCCAGACACCTCTTCAAAATCACGTTCCAAAGAAGCCAGATCATCTCGTGCTTCTGAAAACTCGCCTTCTTCCATACCTTCACCGACGAACCAATGAATGAAGGCTCGTTTCTTGTACATAAGGTCGAATTTCTCATCCAAACGACAAAAGGCCTCCGCAATGGCCGTTGTATTTGAGAGCATGCAAACGGCTCGGGGCATAACGGCTAAATCACCACCTGGGACGACTGCAGACTTTTGGTAATTAATGCCTATTTTAAATCCTGTGGGACACCAGTCCACGAAGCTAATATTTCGGTTTGCCTTCACCGCAGCTATAGCTGCGTTGATGTCCTTGGGCATGACGTCGCCCCGATAGAGCATGCAGCATGCCATGTATTTTCCACGCCGAGGATCGCACTGAACCATCATGCTACCAGGCTCGAAGCAACTATTTGTGATTGACGAAATGGTGGGTTGCTCGTGGAGTGCCTTCGAGGCTGACATCAGAGGCGCAAACGCGGTCAAAGGAAAATGGATTCGGGGGAAGGGCACCAGGTTGGTTTGGAACTCGTTCAAATCCACGTTCATAGACCCATCAAAGCGCAGGGAAGCTGTAGTTGAAGAAACTATTTGAGCCACTAGACGGTTTAGGTTCGTGTAGATAGGTCGGTCGACGCCTAAGCTTCGCTGACAAATTTCGTAAAGGGCCTCGTTGTCCATCATGAAGACGCAATCTGAGTGCTCCAAAGTTGAATGTGTGGTAAGTACAGCATTGTAGGGCTCAACGACCGCAGtcgaaatttttggtgctggATACACGGCAAATTCAAGCTTACACTTTTTCGAATACTCCCCGCTTATCCTTTCCATCAGCAACGAAGTGAATCCCGATCCAGTTCCACCGCCCAGCGAGTGGAATATGAGGAATCCTTGAAAACTCTCGCATTGCTCTGCGATTTTTCGGGTCTTGGCCATAACGTTCTCGATCACGTCTTTTCCGATAGTATAATGTCCACGGGCATAGTTGTTAGCTGCGTCCTCCTTCCCAGAAATGAGTTGTTCCGGGTGGTACAGATTCCGGTGTTTACCTGTTCGCACGTCATCAATTACAGATGGCTCGAGATCGATGAAAATGGATCTTGGTGTGTATTTCTGGCTccccgtttccgagaaaaaggtGGATAGATTGTCTTCGGCAGGTAATGCTGAGTTGAGGACACTCCCGTCACGATCAATTCCATGTTCAACCAAATATAATTCCCAACAACAGTCCCCGATTTGAACGCCGGCCTGCCCAATTTGCAGGGAAATCACTTCACGCTGTTAAGTAGAAATTCTgatataaatgaaaaattaaagaaaaaaatatattttgcttACCCCATGACTCCTCGCCATTATAACTAGTTTTCGTGGAATCTGTTTGAGATGGATAAAAAATTGGCGGAATTAAATTTGGCGACGGTCGATGGATGGTGGCACGGTTAACGGATTTAATTTCACTTTAAAATATTCACTGCTCGCTTGTTATTGTGTTGGTAGTTAGTGATTTTATACGTTCAAAGTAGTTTTAACACTTCCAGTGCCCCAGTTATCTTCacacttttagaaattaataaACTACCCCATAAGCAATGAGCTCATGGCTACGTCTACCACATTGAATTACAATATTTGCCCATGTTAAATGTTAATTTAACTAATTAAATCAATTTGAAATTACTTTGCAACATTTCTAACCTCCTCTACACTGAATGAAGGGGAAACATCGAGGGCTCGATCTTCATCACGATCTTGATCTTGAATCACGAGCTGGTacccaaacaaaataaataattcacCAACTGCAACTCTCGGGATTAGGATTATAATCGAGAGTAAAAATATGCGTTATAGTAGAATCTATAGAAAGTTTACAGCTATAAATGGCAATACTGCAAAGGGGAACTCTGGAACTTCATAATAGCCGATTCATCAAAGATATCACATAATAAATGTATTAAGAAAAGCATCTTTCCtccaaaattttgtggaaattagGTAGCCCAGTTCGGCGTCAGTTTGTGAAAACAAATTGGTAAAGATAAAAAATTAGCAACCTATAAATACTTTTAGATGAAGAAAGTCCGGTGAAAAGAGttgtagataataataataatcgttggcacaacaatccatattggatccgggcctcgaagtgtgttagagcacttcattcaagaccgtaacggtgcactaggagacaatgtggtcagcattgcactcgcccgagattattaccctgatttgactcaggtactcattcacagctgagtcgactggtatccgacgtcaaatcacgatacaaatccctctgccagcagcgagatttgaaccgcgaccttgcggacgacagccttgtgctctaaccactcagctatccggacacagagtTGTAGATACTATTGTTATTCACCCCTCGGTGGGGAagagcgcatcaaccacacttacgcgccatcgttcgctgAATTTCGCTTCCTGGGGCGACTTTCAAGACGTCCGCACGCTTCCTTTACTGCTCTGCGTCAAGTACCTTTCAGGCCACCTACTCGTCGACCACCTTGAGAGAGTGGGTGGTGGAGCCAGCAATAGAATTGCCTCCCCCCATaatttgtgacctatccatGGCCACTTCCGCCTCCCGATTACATCGCAGACGACTGCCAGGCCTGTGCCTTGATGAAGCTCTTcttttgtaatagtatcaagccatcgtacccctatgatacgacgcagacaggtattcacgaaggcttggaaccTTCGAGTGACATCCTATGTGCTACTCGATTTGATCTTGatcttgagataactgcatttctacattttatacagggcagcgaaagcggatctactcctattaatgcgtcgggaaacatctagttcggtgctgccatcggcagaaaccacgcttccaagATATgaaaattgatcgacaccttcaATGGTCTGCCCATTGATATAAATAGGAAGAGTACGATGACGGGGAACCCTGGTTTCGTTgacatttatcttcagtctaactccACTTGCttcttttttcaaatcaaagagCCGTTTGGCCAAAGTtcatgacccagtgagagagcaaacagatatcctTAAGTTAGTCGAGGTGTTTTAGAAACATGGTATAGTCCATTGGAATCCTCCACCTCCTCCGTCCGttcgaaataatatcggtgacaagatctAAGTTTGGTGGACTCCACTTTCCACTCCATACCAAAATCCTcccagattttacctcggttcaGCAGGTGATAATTTGCGTGACCATatctcgctctgataatagctattagtttttccggaatgcccctcccgcTCTTTCATgtttttcaggattattttagctattatctttgcgagggCAAGAAAcacgcagatactcctccaattgccACTCTCAAAACGAgtgtccttctttggaatcttaaagatcatccccttcttccactctccgggAAATATCTTGGATCCCCAGGGTTTGCTTATGAGCGGAAGTTGCAGATCAGCAAAAAATGAACGACCTGCAtaacacccgagaaaagagtattttgacggcagcccaatgctcatcaatattctcaggccgGTTACTCAGTGTACCTGCTGCCCGATCAGGAAGATAATTCTCCCACTATCAAGgagcagctggatcatacaagtggtcgatgttgcaCTTGGGTGACCGCAAAAACTCCGCGTGAAGTGACGGACGTAAAACGCAAGCTAACGTTAACGACCATTAAAtgttgatccctttcgaggccgatgacAGCGCCTtccttgttatgcacatccaggagacaactccaaaatctactgttgatcgcaaagtggtaaATCTGTTTGTCCGTGCGGTGTTGGGCAGTTGAAATCTAATctgaactgaccttatggcaggctcctACGGCTCAAACATCTTGCAATCAAatttctgtcagaaaccggatcCCAGGTGAagggagcgcgccttgcggtagtcgTCAGAAACAATCAGAATTCATGTCTGCtactacttggctttccagaattcaaaagcacattgccataagtGTGGTCCGGAATGTCCAAATGAtatggaattctcgctcgagttgcaGAATCTGGGGGAGCATGTGTACGTCCGTTTTCGGTAGACAAAGGTCTTCGGGGTGTGGTCAGTCCTtattcgaggcgttgttgacgtttcagttGCAgtgaagttttgaaatttgcagattTCTAACCCacgaatttctatcccttttagtggcTTTTTAGTACAAGCAGCGAagactttgagtatattcttaagccCAATGTATTTTGTGAGTAATATTATAGTAAGAGTTACACCAAAATTGGTCATATCATGTTTTATATATAGATTATATTACTGTCGGATTTATAATTTTAGgatgattttaaaatttatt includes:
- the LOC119648411 gene encoding tubulin alpha-8 chain is translated as MARSHGREVISLQIGQAGVQIGDCCWELYLVEHGIDRDGSVLNSALPAEDNLSTFFSETGSQKYTPRSIFIDLEPSVIDDVRTGKHRNLYHPEQLISGKEDAANNYARGHYTIGKDVIENVMAKTRKIAEQCESFQGFLIFHSLGGGTGSGFTSLLMERISGEYSKKCKLEFAVYPAPKISTAVVEPYNAVLTTHSTLEHSDCVFMMDNEALYEICQRSLGVDRPIYTNLNRLVAQIVSSTTASLRFDGSMNVDLNEFQTNLVPFPRIHFPLTAFAPLMSASKALHEQPTISSITNSCFEPGSMMVQCDPRRGKYMACCMLYRGDVMPKDINAAIAAVKANRNISFVDWCPTGFKIGINYQKSAVVPGGDLAVMPRAVCMLSNTTAIAEAFCRLDEKFDLMYKKRAFIHWFVGEGMEEGEFSEARDDLASLERDFEEVSGDTDYDLVEGDDEL